The genomic segment AACTGGCAGACAGTTAAAAGAACTGACTATCAGATAGTTGTATTACCCTGGGGTGCCACAGAGGCGCACAATTATCATTTACCTTACGCTACCGACAATTTTCAGAACGAATATGTTGCAGATAAAGCGGCAGAGATAGCCTGGAATAGCGGAACCAGGGTTGCTGTGCTGCCGAATGTGCCTTTCGGGGTAAACACCGGCCAGCTTGATTTACCACTTACCATCAATCTGAATCCTTCGACCCAGCAGTTGATTCTGAACGATGTGGCCGGCACAGTTTACCGGCAGGGTTACCGGAAATTTGTGATCCTGAACGGTCACGGAGGCAATGACTTCAAGCAAATGATCAGGGAATTGCAAGCCAGGTATAGCGATATGATGCTTTTTCAGCTGAACTGGTATCTGGCTGCACCCTGGAAAGAGTATTTCGAGGATACGGGAGAACATGCCGGAGAATCGGAAACAAGTGCCATGATGATCATACGCCCCGACCTGGTAGCTCCGCTGGAAACAGCCGGGGAAGGAAAAAACAAAAAACTGATCTTTAAAGGACGTCAGGAAGGCTGGCTCTGGGCGCCACGCCCATGGAGCATCGTGAGCAGTGATACGGGAATCGGGAATCCAAAAAGAGCCACAAAAGAAAAAGGAGAAAGGTATCTGGACGATTGTATCAGAAAAATAGCAGATTTTTTTATTGAACTGGCCAGAGTGCAAGGAATGAATGAAATGTATGAATGATGAGTTTACAGACTTTTTACAGATTTTTCGCTCCATTTGAAAGAAACACTATGATGGTCCTGGCTACGACCGGCATAGCAGTTAGTGAACATCCCACGGCACCTTTCAGGATGCCGAAGGAATTCAGACCCGTTGCATACGATTACGGATTCCGGTACGGGCCAGGATTTTTTACATAGCAGCAAAAACCACATTGTTATAACTTAAATTACCAACCAACTATGAAAATCGGATTGAAGCTATTCACCGTCTTATGCAGTGTTGTTTTCACCCTGCGTGTTACAGCCCAGGCCGTCGTATATCCCTTCCCACAGGGTGTCGAATCCAGCAAGGTATATAAGGTCACAGTTGATAACAGGGAGGTGTTTGTTTATGATGCACCAGTGGCACCCATTGCATCCTTTGACATGGCAGGGCCGGTTGATATTGAAGTGCAGGCCGACAGGGACATCAAGTGGGTTGACATACGCCCGCGAAATCTGGTAAGAATCATCTTTTTACCCGGGCATTTCCTTTCCAGATGCTCCATACCTGCTCCTCATCAGCGGGTTGGGCATAATCGGTGAGCATGGTGGTAGCGAGGGCACCGGTAGCCCAGCCGAACTGGATCCATTTTTCGGGTTCCCAGCCATTGAGTATTCCATAGAGAAGTCCACCCACAAAACCATCACCACCTCCAATCCTGTCGAGCACATTAATTTCACGCGGTTCGACCACATAAAACTCATTTCCGGCATCCATAACGGCTCCCCAAAGGTGCCTGTTTACGCTGATCACTTCCCTGAGCGTGGTTGCAAATACGGAAGCGTTGGGATATGCCTTTTTCACATGAGCAATCATTTCTTTGAACCCTTCGATTTTGGCAGAAAGTTCTTTTCCGCCGGCTTCCGGGCCGGGCATGCCCAGGCAGAGCTGAAAATCCTCTTCGTTTCCAATCAGAATATCCGATAAAGCAGCAATTTCAGAAAAAGCCGAGGACAGTTCCTTTTCACGGCCTTTCCAGAAGGAAGCGCGGTAATTCAGGTCGAACGAAACGAGGGTTCCGTTCTTTTTGGCTTCCTGCGCCAGATCAATACAGAATCGGGTTGTAGTTTCAGAAAGGGCTGCTATCAATCCCGACATATGAATGATTTGCACTCCATCCGTTTCGAAAAGCTGTTTCAGATTAAAATCATTGGCCGAAAGAGTGCGGCCAACCTCTCCTGCCCTGTCGTTATATACCCTGGGACCTCTGGTCCCATACCCTGAATCAGCTATATTGATCTGGTGACGGAATCCCCAGGGTCCGCCCTGCTCAACAATTCTGGCATCCACATCGATGTGCCTGGAAGCCAGGTTATCATATATCATTCTGGCAATCGGACTGTCTTTAACCAGCGCTGTGAGCACCTTCACCGGGAGGCCGAGATAGGAGGATACACTGGCCACATTGGATTCGGCGCTTGTTACCTGCATCCGGAATGTGTCACTGCAATGAACAGGCTGGCCTTCTATTGGCGTAAGGCGAATTCCCATGCTTGTAGGAACCACCAGGGCATACCGGTAATTTTTCCTGAGCTGAAGAAAGGACTTACTCATACACACATATTATAAAAAATTGAATTTCTGATAGTTGATTGTCTGTTAATTTCGATCCGAAATTAGGGAATATAATTCACAGAAAATTTTTTTAACGGCAGAATTTTTTTTTTACCGAGATTAGTCAATAGAAACACAAAAAACATTTAAACAACTCGTTGCTATTGACTTCCCGACGTATAAAATCTGATTGGATTTTGTTAGTCGATTCGTCAATTGAGTTTTTCCATTGACGAATTTGGGTTTAACCCGTCTGTTTGTTGTAAGAATAAGGCTTTCAATAGAATAGCCAGCGGTAGAACCCGTCAAAAACTGCAGGTTATTTTAAAAAAGACTTCATCTTTTTCCTTTAGTGAAGGAAGGAGTCCCGCACCTCTGGCATCGATCAGCCTGGCGCCCAGAGATATTTCAGCATTGTCATTTGGGCGGTACGTTATTTCAGGAGTATAAATCATCACATAATTGTCGCCAACAGCTTCCCAATCAGATACAGCAACTCCTCCGCTCAGCAGGGCTAGTTTCAGTTTATTGTCAAAAATACTTTTCTCTGCTCTGAAAAGAAAGTAATCATTCAGGTTGTCCTTCCCCCTTTCATGAAAGAATCCATGGGCAAACTGAAAATTAACATAGGTACCTTCCCTGAACGTATAGTCTGCACCGGCAACATACTGGACCCATGGTTTTTTTTCGAGCACGGTATTATCCGGGAATTCCGGGGTATGAATATTGTAATTCAGCCCGTAGTTCCTGAGCAAAAAATCTTTCATATCAGGTTCAACAATTGTATGAACGATCTTCTCCTGAGGGAAAAAAGCGGCTGCTTCGAACCAGATTCCGACATTACCTATACTTCCTGCCAGGTCGAGCCCGGCTAAATGAAAGCGGGGGTAGACCAATGTTGTGGTTGTGTTCAGGTAAGCATTGAAGGGAAAGGTCAGATCAATAGAATCAATACCGATTTTTGTGGAAGCCGACACAGGAAAACCATCGCGGATGTACTGATAACTCAGGGAAAAATCAAAACCGGCTATTTGAGAACCAACCTTGAAGGACCATGAACCTGAATGTACCAGATCGGATGATGGCAGATTATCCGACAGGGAAAAGCTGTTTACATGAAGTCCGAATGGCAAAAGAGGCAAGGTGTCGCTAACATTGACCATGATGACCTCAGGAAGGCTGCCGTAATTCATGAAGACATCCTTCACATCACCCAGCGGAAGCCTTGCCTTTCTGAAATAAGGCACCCACACAGCCTCAAAACGCCATTTGTTGCGGTAATATTTCAGGTCAACGGCTTCACTCCCAAGGTGACGGCCGAAATCCCATATATCTTCAGCATCGTAGGGATTTATTACATCGGTAGGATTGATTTTATCGGCTGTTCCCCATTTGATTCGCTGGCGGCCTGCACGAAGGTCAAGTGCTTTGATAAGAAAGTCGTACACTTCGATATATGCTTCCCTGACCTCAGGATCAATAATCGTTTCTGAACCAACAGGAGATCCGAAATTCCGTAACCAGACATCAGCCATCACACGGGCTTTCCCTTCCAGCTTCTGTTCGAGCTGAACATCGAGCCGGTTCTCATTCCACGACCAGGGCAGGTTCGACCGGGTAAACACCCTGTTGTCGGTAAAAATACTTCCCCTGATCTGTAAAGATTCCTGGGCTTTTGCAAGCGAAAACAAGCTGCATGCAATCAGCAAA from the Bacteroidales bacterium genome contains:
- a CDS encoding sugar kinase produces the protein MSKSFLQLRKNYRYALVVPTSMGIRLTPIEGQPVHCSDTFRMQVTSAESNVASVSSYLGLPVKVLTALVKDSPIARMIYDNLASRHIDVDARIVEQGGPWGFRHQINIADSGYGTRGPRVYNDRAGEVGRTLSANDFNLKQLFETDGVQIIHMSGLIAALSETTTRFCIDLAQEAKKNGTLVSFDLNYRASFWKGREKELSSAFSEIAALSDILIGNEEDFQLCLGMPGPEAGGKELSAKIEGFKEMIAHVKKAYPNASVFATTLREVISVNRHLWGAVMDAGNEFYVVEPREINVLDRIGGGDGFVGGLLYGILNGWEPEKWIQFGWATGALATTMLTDYAQPADEEQVWSIWKGNARVKR
- a CDS encoding creatininase family protein; translation: NWQTVKRTDYQIVVLPWGATEAHNYHLPYATDNFQNEYVADKAAEIAWNSGTRVAVLPNVPFGVNTGQLDLPLTINLNPSTQQLILNDVAGTVYRQGYRKFVILNGHGGNDFKQMIRELQARYSDMMLFQLNWYLAAPWKEYFEDTGEHAGESETSAMMIIRPDLVAPLETAGEGKNKKLIFKGRQEGWLWAPRPWSIVSSDTGIGNPKRATKEKGERYLDDCIRKIADFFIELARVQGMNEMYE